One Streptomyces formicae genomic window, CCAGCACCTGCACCCGTACCAGAACATCATCGACACCTTCTCGACCTGGTACGGCAACGTCATCTACATCGTCGCCGTGCTCGCCCTCGGCCTCCACGTGCGGCACGGGCTGTGGAGCGCCGCACAGACCCTCGGCGTGGGCACCGCCGCCCGCGACCGCGTCCTCAAGCCCCTGGCGAATGGCCTCGCCCTGGTCCTCGTCGTGGGCTTCGTCTCCGTACCCGTGGCCGTCATGACCGGACTGGTGAGCTGACCCATGAATCACTCCAGCGAATACGCCGAGTACACGACCGGTGAACCGCTCGTCGACACCAAGGCGCCCGAGGGGCCCATCGCCGAGCGCTGGGACACCCGCCGCTTCGAGGCCAAGCTGGTCAACCCCGCCAACCGCCGCAAGCACACCGTGATCGTGGTCGGTACGGGACTCGCGGGCGGCTCCGCGGGGGCCACGCTCGCCGAACAGGGCTACCACGTCGTCCAGTTCTGCTACCAGGACTCGCCGCGCCGCGCCCACTCCATCGCCGCGCAGGGCGGCATCAACGCCGCGAAGAACTACCGCAACGACGGCGACTCCGTCCACCGGCTCTTCTACGACACCGTCAAGGGCGGCGACTTCCGCGCCCGCGAGTCCAACGTGCACCGGCTCGCGCAGATCTCCGTCGAGATCATCGACCAGTGCGTCGCCCAGGGCGTGCCGTTCGCCCGCGAGTACGGCGGCCTCCTGGACACCCGCTCCTTCGGCGGCGTCCAGGTGTCGAGGACCTTCTACGCGCGCGGCCAGACGGGCCAGCAGCTCCTCCTCGGCGCCTACCAGGCCCTGTCGCGGCAGATCGCCGCGGGCAACGTCGAGATGCACCCGCGTACGGAGATGCTCGACGTCATCGTGGTGGACGGCAGGGCGCGCGGCATCGTGGCACGTGACCTGATCACCGGGAAGATCGACACGTACTTCGCCGATGCCGTGGTCCTCGCCTCCGGCGGCTACGGCAACGTCTTCTACCTGTCGACGAACGCCATGAACTCCAACGCCACCGCCGTCTGGCGGGCCCACCGGCGCGGCGCCCACTTCGCCAACCCCTGCTTCACCCAGATCCACCCCACCTGCATCCCGCGCACCGGCGACCACCAGTCCAAGCTCACCCTGATGAGCGAGTCGCTGCGCAACGACGGCCGCATCTGGGTCCCCAAGGCCAAGGGCGACGACCGCCCGGCGAACCAGATCCCCGAGGACGAGCGCGACTACTACCTGGAGCGCGTCTACCCCTCCTTCGGCAACCTCGTGCCCCGCGACATCGCCTCGCGCGCCGCGAAGAACGTCTGCGACGAGGGCAGGGGAGTGGGCCCCGGCGGGCAGGGCGTCTACCTGGACTTCGCCGACGCCATCCAGCGCATGGGCAAGAAGAAGGTCGAGGAGAAGTACGGCAACCTCTTCGACATGTACGAGCGGATCACCGCGGAGAATCCGTACGAGGTGCCGATGCGCATCTACCCCGCCGTGCACTACACGATGGGCGGCCTCTGGGTCGACTACGACCTCCAGACCACCGTGCCGGGACTGTTCGCGGTCGGCGAGGCCAACTTCTCCGACCACGGGGCGAACCGGCTCGGCGCCAGCGCCCTCATGCAGGGCCTCGCCGACGGCTACTTCGTGCTCCCCTCCACCATCAACGACTACCTCGCGCGCCACCCGCACCAGGACGAGGTGAGCGACCAGCACCCCGTCGTGCAGGAAGTGCTCGCCGAGACCGAGGACCGGCTCCACCTGCTCCTGGCCGTCGACGGCGACCGCACCCCCGACTCCTTCCACCGCGAACTCGGCGAAGTCATGTGGGAGTTCTGCGGCATGGCCCGCACCGAGACGGGACTTCGCAAGGCCCTGGAGCGCATCCCGCAGATCCGCGAGGAGTTCTGGCGCCGGATCAAGGTCCCCGGCACCGGTGAGGAGTTCAACCAGTCCCTGGAGAAGGCCAACCGCATCGTCGACTACCTGGAGCTCGCCGAGCTCATGTGCCTCGACGCCCTGCACCGCGCCGAATCCTGCGGCGGCCACTTCCGCGAGGAGTCCCAGACGCCGGACGGCGAGGCCGCCCGCCGCGACGAGGAGTTCTCCTACGTGGCCGCCTGGGAGTTCACCGCCACCGGCGAGGCCCCCGTCCTGCACAAGGAAGACCTCGCCTTCGAGTACGTCCACCCCACTCAGCGGAGCTACGCATGAAGCTCACCCTGCGCGTCTGGCGCCAGAAGAACACCGACGCCTCCGGCGCCATGTCCACCTACGAAGTGGACGGGATCTCCCAGGACATGTCCTTCCTGGAGATGCTGGACACCCTCAACGAGGAGCTCATCCTCAAGGGCGAGGACCCCGTCGCCTTCGACCACGACTGCCGCGAGGGCATCTGCGGCGCCTGCTCGCTCGTCATCAACGGCGACGCGCACGGCCCCGAACGCACCACCACCTGCCAGCTCCACATGCGCTCCTTCCAGGACGGCGACACGATCGACGTCGAGCCGTGGCGCGCGTCGGCCTTCCCCGTCGTCAAGGACCTGGTGGTGGACCGCACCGCCTTCGACCGCATCATCCAGTCCGGCGGCTACATCAGCGCGCCGACCGGGTCCGCGCCCGAGGCGCACGCCGCGCCCGTGCCGAAGCCGGACGCGGACTCCGCCTTCGAGCACGCGGAGTGCATCGGGTGCGGGGCGTGTGTCGCCGCCTGCCCGAACGGCTCTGCGATGCTGTTCACTTCGGCGAAGGTCAACCATCTCAACGTCCTTCCGCAAGGTGCGCCTGAGCGGGAGACCCGGGTCCTCGACATGGTCGCGCAGATGGACGAAGAGGGCTTCGGCGGGTGCACCTTGACCGGTGAGTGCGCCACGGCTTGCCCCAAGGGCATTCCGCTGCCGTCGATCGCCGCGATGAACAAGGAGTGGTTGCGCGCGACCCGGAAGGTGAGCCGGTAGGCGCTGCGTCGTTGTCCGCGGGGCGGCTGTGGTTGCTCGCGCCGTTCCCCGCGCCCCTTTGGGGCGCTACCGTCGGCTGATGTACCCGGGAGCGTACGACCCCGCCAGGGTGGCCGTCGTCAGCGCTGACGGCACACGGACCCTCACCTACGGACAACTCGACGAACGTTCCCTGCGGCTCGCGGATCATCTGCGGGCCGCAGGTCTGCGTCGGGGCGACCACCTCGCCCTGCTCTGCGACAACGACCCGCGCGCCCTGGAGGTCTACTGGGCGGTCATGCGCTCCGGCCTCTACCTCACCGCCGTCAACCACCACTTGAGCGCGGACGAGGCCGCCTACATCGTCCGCGACTGCGGCGCGGCCGCGCTCGTGGTCTCCGGCTCGCTGGCCGAACTCGGCGCCGCCGTCACCGAGTTGGCGGGCGGCCCGCCGCTGGTGCTCGGGCTCGACGACGGTACGTACGAGAAGGCGCTGGAAGCGGCGTCCGCCGTGCCGCCCGCTCACCAGCCGCTCGGCACCGACATGCTCTACTCGTCCGGAACGACCGGGCGGCCCAAGGGAGTCGAGCCCGCGCTCCCCGAGGGGGACGTGCGCGAGCAGCCCACCGCGTACACCCTCATCTTCCAGGCCGTGTACGGCTTCGACGAGGACAGCGTCTACCTCTGTCCCGCCCCGATCTACCACGCGGCGCCGCTGCGCTTCTGCGGCGTGGTCACCGCGACCGGCGGCACGGTCGTCCTGATGGACGCCTTCGACGCGGAGGGCGCCCTCACGGCCGTCGAGCGGCACCGGGTGACGCACAGTCAGTGGGTGCCGACCATGTTCGTCCGCATGCTGAAGCTCCCCGCCGAGGTGCGCGAGCGGTACGACGTGTCGTCGATGAAGGTCGCCATCCACGCCGCCGCGCCCTGCCCCGTCGAGGTCAAGCGGCGGATGATGGAGTGGTGGGGGCCCGTCCTGTACGAGTACTACGCGTCGACGGAGGGCAACGGCATCACCTTCATCGCCCCCGACGAGTGGCTGCGCAAGCCCGGCTCGGTGGGCCGCGACGGGCTGCTCGGCGCGCTGCGGATCTGCGACGAGTCGGGGCGCGTGCTGCCCGCGGGGGAGACGGGGACCGTCTACTTCGAACGCGATGACGTCCCCTTCCGGTACCACAACGACACCGACCGCACCCGCGAGGCGCAGCACCCCGACCACCCCAACTGGACCACCACCGGGGACATCGGCCACGTCGACGAGGACGGCTACCTCTTCCTCACCGACCGCAAGGCATTCATGATCATCTCGGGAGGTGTGAACGTCTATCCGCAGGAGGCGGAGGACGTGCTCGTGCTGCATCCGGCCGTCGCCGACGTGGCCGTCGTCGGCGTACCGGACGCCGAGATGGGGGAGGCGGTCAAGGCGGTCGTCCAGGTCGAGCGCGGGATCGTTCCCGGACCCGAACTGGAGCGCGCGCTCATCGACTTCGCGCGCGAACGCATCGCGCACTACAAGGCGCCGCGCAGCGTCGACTTCACCGAACGCCTGCCGCGCACCCCCACCGGCAAGCTGGCCAAGTCCCGGCTGCGCGACGCCTACCGGGGCGGGTGAGCACCCGCCCCGGAGCCGGTCAGCCCTGTTCGCGCTCCACCGGCAGCCACAGCTCGGCGTCGGCCTCGCCCCCGTCCGCGGACATGTTCGTGCGCAGGATCTCCGGTCCCGGACGGCTGCGGTACGGGTTGGCGGGGAACCACTCGGTGAACACGTCCCGCCACAGGTACTGGATGGCCTCCGGCGCGGGACCCGACGCGGTGAAGACCGCCCAGGTGCCCGCGGGCACGGCAAGCGCGGTGCTGCCGTCGGGGAGGGGCTCGGGGCCCGGCGCGGCCGTGATCACCCCTTGGTAGTAGTCGAGTTCGGTGCCCTCGGCGCGGCCGGGGTCCAGGTCGTCACAGACCGAGACGACGCCGTGCGGCTCCTGGTCCGACAGCTTCGCCAGGGCCTCCATGGTCCCCGGCGCGATCCCGCGCACGAAGTCGATGATGGCCTGGTTCGGACCCGCGTGCACCAGGGGTACCCGGGCCTTCGGCCCGACCACGGTGAAGTCGGGCTTGTCCACGACGCGATAGCGCATGCTGCTGCTCCCTTCGACGGTGAGGCGGAAGGAGAGCCGGGGCTGGGAGACGAGCGAGGCGCCGCCGCGCCTGGCCTCGCCGGGACCGACGCCGTGCACGGCACGGAACGCGCGGGCGAACGCCTCGCCCGAGCCGTATCCGTAGCGCACGGCGATGTCAAGCAGCGAATCCCGGCCCGCGAGCACCTCGGCACCGGCCACGGTGAGCCGCCTGCGCCGGACGTACTCCGACAGCGGCATCCCCGCGAGCGCGGAGAACATCCGGCGCAGGTGGTACTCCGAGGTGGCCGCGGTGCGCGCGAGCGCCGCCACCTCGATGACCTCCGTCAGTTGCCGCTCGATGTGCTCCATGACCTGGTTGAGCCGCTCCAGCACCCCCGGCCTCCTTCCTTGTTCGTGATCACCACGCTAGGGAGCGGGCAGCACGCCGGACCCGACATCCTGTGCCCGATGCGGTCGGGTGGTGCTCAGCCGGTGCGCGGAAGCACCCTCGCCAGATACGGGGCGGTCCTGCTGCCCTCGGCGCGCGCCACCTCCGCCGGGGTGCCCGCCGCCACGACCAGTCCGCCCCGGTCGCCCCCGCCAGGCCCCAGGTCGATCACCCAGTCGGCGCCGGCCACCACCGCCATGTCGTGTTCCACGACCACCACGGAGTTCCCCGCGTCGACCAGTTCGTGCAGACGACGGGTGAGGACCTCCACGTCGGCCGGGTGCAGGCCCGTCGTCGGCTCGTCCAGGAGGTAGAGGGTGTGGCCGCGGCGCACCCGTTGCAACTCGCTGGCCAGTTTGATGCGCTGGGCCTCGCCGCCGGAGAGCTCGGTGGCGGGCTGGCCGAGCCGCAGATAGCCGAGGCCCACGTCGAGCAGCGTGCGCAGGCTGCGTACGACGGCCGGGGTGTCGGTGTCCGCGAAGAAGTCCGCGGCCGCCTCCACCGTGAGGTCGAGCACCTGCGCGATGTTCCGCCCGTGGTACGTCACTTCGAGCGTCTCGGGGTTGTAGCGGGCGCCCGCGCAGTCCGGGCAGGGCGCGTACGTACTGGGCAGGAAGAGCAGTTCGACGCTGACGAAGCCCTCGCCCTGGCAGGTCTCGCAGCGCCCGCCCGCCACGTTGAAGGAGAACCGGCCCGCTCCGTAGCCGCGCTCCTTCGCCGTGTCGGTCGCCGCGAAGACCTTGCGCACGACGTCGAAGAGGCCGGTGTACGTGGCGAGGTTGGAGCGCGGCGTGCGGCCGATCGGCTTCTGGTCCACGCAGACCAGGCGGCCCACCCCCGCGAGCTCCTCGGTGATCTCGCCGACGAGCGTCGACTTGCCGGACCCCGAGACGCCGGTCACCGCGGTGAAGGTGCCGAGCGGGACCTCCGCCGTCACCTCGCGCAGGTTGTGACGGTTCACCGGACCGACCTTCAACCAGCCCTGTGGAATGCGCACGTGGCGATCGGCGGGCGGCTCTTCGGCGAAGAGGAAGCGGGCCGTCTCCGATCCGGGGACCCCCGCGAGCTCCGCCACCGGACCGCTGTGCAGCACCTTGCCGCCGTGCTCGCCCGCCTGCGGTCCCACGTCGACGAGCCAGTCCGCGTGGCGTACGACGTCGAGGTGGTGCTCCACGACGAAGACGGAGTTGCCCGCGTCCTTGAGGCGGTCGAGGACCGTCAACAGGGCCTCGGTGTCGGCCGGGTGGAGTCCGGCCGACGGCTCGTCGAGGACGTACACCACGCCGAACAGGCCCGAGCGGAGCTGGGTCGCCAGGCGCAGCCGCTGCAATTCGCCCGCGGAGAGGGTGGGCGTGGCGCGGTCCGGGCTCAGATAGCCGAGGCCGAGCTCGGTGACGGTCGCGATCCTGGCCAGCAGGTCGTCGGTCAGGACGCGCGCGGTCTCCGACGCATCAGCCGCCCCCGCGAGGACGTCGGCCAGCTCCGAGAGCGGCAGCGCCGCGAGATCCGCGATCGTACGGCCCGCGAAGGTGACCGCCATCGCCTCGGGGCGCAGCCTGCTCCCGCCGCAGGCCGGACACGGCGCGCTCGTCAGGAACCGTTCGGCCTTCGCGCGCAGCGTCTGGCTCTTGGAGTCGGCG contains:
- a CDS encoding acyl-CoA synthetase, with protein sequence MYPGAYDPARVAVVSADGTRTLTYGQLDERSLRLADHLRAAGLRRGDHLALLCDNDPRALEVYWAVMRSGLYLTAVNHHLSADEAAYIVRDCGAAALVVSGSLAELGAAVTELAGGPPLVLGLDDGTYEKALEAASAVPPAHQPLGTDMLYSSGTTGRPKGVEPALPEGDVREQPTAYTLIFQAVYGFDEDSVYLCPAPIYHAAPLRFCGVVTATGGTVVLMDAFDAEGALTAVERHRVTHSQWVPTMFVRMLKLPAEVRERYDVSSMKVAIHAAAPCPVEVKRRMMEWWGPVLYEYYASTEGNGITFIAPDEWLRKPGSVGRDGLLGALRICDESGRVLPAGETGTVYFERDDVPFRYHNDTDRTREAQHPDHPNWTTTGDIGHVDEDGYLFLTDRKAFMIISGGVNVYPQEAEDVLVLHPAVADVAVVGVPDAEMGEAVKAVVQVERGIVPGPELERALIDFARERIAHYKAPRSVDFTERLPRTPTGKLAKSRLRDAYRGG
- a CDS encoding AraC family transcriptional regulator, with the translated sequence MLERLNQVMEHIERQLTEVIEVAALARTAATSEYHLRRMFSALAGMPLSEYVRRRRLTVAGAEVLAGRDSLLDIAVRYGYGSGEAFARAFRAVHGVGPGEARRGGASLVSQPRLSFRLTVEGSSSMRYRVVDKPDFTVVGPKARVPLVHAGPNQAIIDFVRGIAPGTMEALAKLSDQEPHGVVSVCDDLDPGRAEGTELDYYQGVITAAPGPEPLPDGSTALAVPAGTWAVFTASGPAPEAIQYLWRDVFTEWFPANPYRSRPGPEILRTNMSADGGEADAELWLPVEREQG
- a CDS encoding fumarate reductase/succinate dehydrogenase flavoprotein subunit, which gives rise to MNHSSEYAEYTTGEPLVDTKAPEGPIAERWDTRRFEAKLVNPANRRKHTVIVVGTGLAGGSAGATLAEQGYHVVQFCYQDSPRRAHSIAAQGGINAAKNYRNDGDSVHRLFYDTVKGGDFRARESNVHRLAQISVEIIDQCVAQGVPFAREYGGLLDTRSFGGVQVSRTFYARGQTGQQLLLGAYQALSRQIAAGNVEMHPRTEMLDVIVVDGRARGIVARDLITGKIDTYFADAVVLASGGYGNVFYLSTNAMNSNATAVWRAHRRGAHFANPCFTQIHPTCIPRTGDHQSKLTLMSESLRNDGRIWVPKAKGDDRPANQIPEDERDYYLERVYPSFGNLVPRDIASRAAKNVCDEGRGVGPGGQGVYLDFADAIQRMGKKKVEEKYGNLFDMYERITAENPYEVPMRIYPAVHYTMGGLWVDYDLQTTVPGLFAVGEANFSDHGANRLGASALMQGLADGYFVLPSTINDYLARHPHQDEVSDQHPVVQEVLAETEDRLHLLLAVDGDRTPDSFHRELGEVMWEFCGMARTETGLRKALERIPQIREEFWRRIKVPGTGEEFNQSLEKANRIVDYLELAELMCLDALHRAESCGGHFREESQTPDGEAARRDEEFSYVAAWEFTATGEAPVLHKEDLAFEYVHPTQRSYA
- a CDS encoding succinate dehydrogenase/fumarate reductase iron-sulfur subunit, whose protein sequence is MKLTLRVWRQKNTDASGAMSTYEVDGISQDMSFLEMLDTLNEELILKGEDPVAFDHDCREGICGACSLVINGDAHGPERTTTCQLHMRSFQDGDTIDVEPWRASAFPVVKDLVVDRTAFDRIIQSGGYISAPTGSAPEAHAAPVPKPDADSAFEHAECIGCGACVAACPNGSAMLFTSAKVNHLNVLPQGAPERETRVLDMVAQMDEEGFGGCTLTGECATACPKGIPLPSIAAMNKEWLRATRKVSR
- a CDS encoding ATP-binding cassette domain-containing protein, producing the protein MHSRPHDPYVRVRGAREHNLQGVDVDVPRDVLAVFTGVSGSGKSSLAFGTIYAEAQRRYFESVAPYARRLIHQVGAPKVGEITGLPPAVSLQQRRSAPTSRSSVGTVTTLSNSLRMLFSRAGTYPEGAERLDSDAFSPNTAAGACPECHGLGRVHRTTEELLVPDPSLSIREGAVAAWPGAWQGKNLRDVLDTLGHDVDRPWRELPPEDREWILFTDEQPVVTVHPVREAGRIQRPYQGTYMSARRYVMKTFADSKSQTLRAKAERFLTSAPCPACGGSRLRPEAMAVTFAGRTIADLAALPLSELADVLAGAADASETARVLTDDLLARIATVTELGLGYLSPDRATPTLSAGELQRLRLATQLRSGLFGVVYVLDEPSAGLHPADTEALLTVLDRLKDAGNSVFVVEHHLDVVRHADWLVDVGPQAGEHGGKVLHSGPVAELAGVPGSETARFLFAEEPPADRHVRIPQGWLKVGPVNRHNLREVTAEVPLGTFTAVTGVSGSGKSTLVGEITEELAGVGRLVCVDQKPIGRTPRSNLATYTGLFDVVRKVFAATDTAKERGYGAGRFSFNVAGGRCETCQGEGFVSVELLFLPSTYAPCPDCAGARYNPETLEVTYHGRNIAQVLDLTVEAAADFFADTDTPAVVRSLRTLLDVGLGYLRLGQPATELSGGEAQRIKLASELQRVRRGHTLYLLDEPTTGLHPADVEVLTRRLHELVDAGNSVVVVEHDMAVVAGADWVIDLGPGGGDRGGLVVAAGTPAEVARAEGSRTAPYLARVLPRTG